A genomic segment from Desulfurispirillum indicum S5 encodes:
- a CDS encoding TAXI family TRAP transporter solute-binding subunit produces the protein MAVGKHFKWIALAVVAMAFALSGCSSDPQQAEGQRPTSMTIGAASIGGTYYVYGGGWSQVIESVTGIPTGVEVTGGPNHNMQLVHMGDLELGMVTMGPAYEAWYGLEAWTNGIEHRNVRAIFPMYNTYSQWWATVNSGITKIDDLAGKRVGVGPQGGTAGTFHPRFLDLLGINATVRHAGISDLVGQHMDGQLDANSFAAGLPVGAVLEMANQRRITMFGIDGANREKILKEYPYFSPAVIPASVYDFLDQDIETVGIWNMAIASKDLPDDLVYDIVKGVFDNHQRMVTAHAAAKETLAEYVVNNTWMWMHPGAIRYYEELGIELHPDVYPPEYQR, from the coding sequence ATGGCAGTTGGAAAGCATTTTAAATGGATCGCCCTGGCCGTTGTGGCCATGGCCTTCGCCCTGAGCGGGTGCAGCAGTGATCCTCAGCAGGCTGAAGGTCAGCGTCCCACGTCCATGACCATCGGAGCCGCCTCTATTGGTGGAACCTATTATGTGTATGGCGGTGGCTGGTCGCAGGTTATTGAAAGTGTAACCGGTATCCCCACCGGTGTTGAGGTAACCGGTGGTCCCAACCACAATATGCAGCTGGTTCACATGGGCGACCTGGAGCTGGGCATGGTTACCATGGGCCCCGCCTATGAAGCCTGGTATGGTCTCGAAGCCTGGACCAATGGTATTGAGCACCGCAATGTGCGCGCTATTTTCCCCATGTACAACACCTACTCCCAGTGGTGGGCAACCGTGAACTCTGGTATCACGAAGATTGATGATCTGGCTGGCAAGCGCGTAGGCGTTGGTCCCCAGGGCGGAACCGCCGGTACCTTCCACCCCCGTTTCCTTGACCTGCTGGGCATCAATGCCACCGTACGCCACGCTGGTATCAGTGACCTGGTTGGACAGCATATGGATGGCCAGCTTGACGCCAACAGCTTTGCCGCCGGCCTGCCCGTTGGAGCTGTTCTGGAAATGGCCAATCAGCGCCGCATCACCATGTTCGGCATTGATGGCGCCAACCGCGAAAAAATCCTCAAAGAGTACCCCTACTTCTCACCCGCTGTGATTCCCGCTTCCGTCTATGACTTCCTCGACCAGGACATTGAGACTGTGGGCATCTGGAACATGGCTATCGCCAGCAAAGATCTCCCCGACGACCTGGTGTACGATATCGTCAAGGGTGTTTTCGACAACCACCAGCGTATGGTAACGGCTCACGCTGCTGCCAAGGAGACCCTGGCAGAGTACGTGGTCAACAACACCTGGATGTGGATGCACCCCGGCGCGATTCGCTACTACGAAGAGCTGGGCATTGAACTGCATCCCGATGTGTACCCCCCGGAGTACCAGCGCTAA
- the rho gene encoding transcription termination factor Rho: MDLNVLKVTPISELVEMARDANIEGVSVLKRQDLIFNLLIKHAKSGGHIFGGGVLEVHPDGFGFLRATDYNYLPGPDDIYVSPSQIKRFSMQTGDTIEGEIRPPKEGEKYFALLQIESINYASPEQAKTKVLFDNLTPLHPNERIHLEMPGKENISTRLVDIIAPVGKGQRGLIVAPPKAGKTVFLQNMANAIAHNHPEAHLIVLLIDERPEEVTEMQRSVIGEVVSSTFDEPPTRHIQVAEMVIDKAKRLVEHKKDVIILLDSITRLARAYNTVIPHSGRVLSGGLDANALHKPKRFLGAARNIEFGGSLTILATALVDTGSKMDEVIYEEFKSTGNMELYLDRGLAERRIFPAIDIMRSGTRREELLFTEEELRKSWIIRKFLQSMSTHEAADFMIDRLSHTKNNQEFFDTMNK; encoded by the coding sequence ATGGATTTAAACGTACTCAAAGTCACTCCCATCAGTGAGCTGGTCGAGATGGCCCGCGACGCCAATATAGAGGGAGTCAGTGTTCTCAAGCGCCAGGATCTGATTTTCAACCTGCTGATCAAGCACGCCAAGTCCGGCGGGCACATCTTCGGCGGCGGCGTTCTGGAAGTTCACCCCGACGGATTCGGCTTCCTGCGCGCCACCGACTACAATTACCTGCCCGGCCCCGACGATATCTACGTCTCCCCCAGTCAGATTAAGCGCTTCAGCATGCAGACCGGCGACACCATAGAAGGGGAGATCCGCCCGCCCAAGGAGGGGGAAAAATACTTCGCCCTGCTGCAGATCGAAAGCATCAACTACGCCAGCCCGGAGCAGGCCAAAACCAAGGTGCTCTTCGACAACCTCACCCCCCTGCACCCCAATGAACGCATTCACCTGGAAATGCCCGGCAAGGAAAATATCTCCACCCGCCTGGTGGATATCATCGCCCCGGTGGGCAAAGGCCAGCGCGGCCTGATCGTCGCTCCGCCCAAAGCCGGCAAGACCGTTTTTCTGCAGAATATGGCCAACGCCATCGCCCATAACCACCCCGAAGCCCACCTGATCGTCCTGCTTATTGACGAGCGCCCCGAAGAAGTGACGGAGATGCAGCGCTCGGTCATCGGTGAAGTGGTCTCCTCCACCTTTGACGAACCGCCCACCCGCCACATTCAGGTGGCTGAAATGGTCATCGACAAGGCCAAGCGCCTGGTGGAGCACAAGAAGGATGTCATCATCCTGCTGGATTCCATCACCCGGCTGGCACGCGCCTACAACACGGTCATCCCCCACAGCGGGCGGGTGCTTTCCGGTGGTCTGGACGCCAATGCCCTGCATAAGCCCAAGCGTTTCCTGGGCGCGGCCCGCAATATCGAATTCGGCGGCTCCCTGACCATCCTGGCCACGGCCCTGGTGGATACGGGATCAAAGATGGATGAAGTCATCTACGAGGAGTTCAAGAGTACCGGCAACATGGAGCTGTATCTGGATCGCGGACTGGCCGAACGCCGCATCTTCCCGGCCATCGACATCATGCGCAGCGGCACCCGCCGCGAAGAGCTGCTCTTTACCGAAGAAGAGCTGCGCAAATCCTGGATCATCCGCAAATTCCTGCAATCCATGTCCACCCACGAAGCGGCAGATTTCATGATCGACCGCCTCAGCCATACCAAGAACAACCAGGAATTTTTTGACACCATGAACAAGTAG
- the rpmE gene encoding 50S ribosomal protein L31, translating into MKQGIHPQMNQINVECMCGNVIQTLSTRSDEFKLDVCSSCHPVFTGQERVMDTAGRVERFRKKYANKG; encoded by the coding sequence ATGAAGCAGGGCATCCACCCCCAGATGAATCAGATCAACGTTGAGTGCATGTGCGGCAACGTCATACAAACCCTTTCCACACGTTCCGATGAGTTCAAGCTCGACGTGTGCTCCAGCTGCCACCCCGTATTCACCGGGCAGGAGCGGGTCATGGATACCGCCGGTCGCGTTGAGCGCTTCCGCAAGAAGTACGCTAACAAGGGATAA
- the thyX gene encoding FAD-dependent thymidylate synthase → MKTQCNVVLLKHTEDPEGSVYAAARLCYSPAHIEELMEASATEKQKFVQKIRDLGHLSVFEHVSFTFAVEGISRACSHQLVRHRLASYSQQSQRYVRQGQFSYIEPDSMAAMPAGWFAEKMATMQRWYQEALDAGLPAEDARFLLPNACETRIILTMNARELMLFFSLRCCERAQWEIRAMADQMLEQCRTVSPVIFADAGPGCLRGPCPEGSMCCGKTAQVRERYREGL, encoded by the coding sequence ATGAAAACACAGTGCAACGTTGTTCTCCTCAAGCACACCGAAGACCCTGAAGGTTCCGTATACGCGGCGGCGCGGCTCTGCTACAGCCCGGCCCACATTGAAGAGCTCATGGAAGCCAGCGCCACCGAGAAGCAGAAATTCGTCCAGAAGATCCGCGACCTCGGGCACCTGAGCGTCTTTGAGCACGTCAGCTTCACCTTCGCCGTGGAAGGCATCTCGCGAGCCTGCTCCCACCAGCTGGTCCGCCATCGCCTGGCCAGCTACTCCCAGCAGTCCCAGCGCTATGTCCGCCAGGGACAGTTTTCCTATATTGAACCAGACAGCATGGCCGCCATGCCAGCAGGGTGGTTTGCCGAAAAGATGGCCACCATGCAGCGGTGGTACCAGGAAGCCCTGGATGCCGGACTGCCTGCCGAAGACGCTCGCTTCCTGCTGCCCAACGCCTGTGAAACCCGTATTATCCTGACCATGAACGCCCGCGAACTGATGCTCTTTTTCAGCCTGCGCTGCTGCGAGCGGGCCCAGTGGGAGATCCGCGCCATGGCCGATCAGATGCTCGAACAGTGCAGAACCGTTTCGCCTGTCATCTTTGCCGACGCGGGTCCCGGCTGCCTGCGTGGCCCCTGCCCCGAAGGCAGCATGTGCTGCGGCAAGACTGCCCAGGTACGGGAGCGTTATCGCGAAGGCTTGTGA
- a CDS encoding TrmH family RNA methyltransferase yields MKLITSPANPTYRQLLRLLQARGIRKYQQALVSGEKIVRELLASGSPEVLALVSSSRHENIEGLNAVSRLVLEPELFRQLDVCGTDFPLVLVRCAQPVEWAGSLPVGTCVALAFQDPENVGSVLRSSVAFGVRDILLLEQCASPFLPKAIRASAGAVFHCRFFAGPRLEDIFHLPYPGQIVSLSAEGKPLAETVFSDPTMLVPGIEGAGIPARWREQSVSIPMDAGVESLNAAVATSIVLYHMAQRRR; encoded by the coding sequence ATGAAGCTGATTACCAGTCCGGCCAATCCCACCTATCGTCAACTGCTGCGCCTGCTGCAGGCGCGTGGCATCCGTAAATATCAGCAGGCTCTGGTTTCCGGAGAGAAAATCGTCCGCGAGCTCCTGGCTTCTGGCAGTCCTGAAGTGCTGGCACTGGTGTCCAGCAGCCGCCATGAAAACATCGAAGGGCTCAACGCGGTTTCCCGGCTGGTGCTGGAGCCGGAGCTTTTTCGTCAGCTGGATGTCTGTGGCACGGATTTTCCCCTGGTGCTGGTGCGCTGCGCCCAGCCTGTGGAGTGGGCTGGGAGTCTGCCCGTGGGCACCTGCGTGGCCCTGGCGTTTCAGGATCCCGAGAACGTGGGCAGTGTTCTTCGTTCCAGCGTTGCCTTCGGGGTGCGGGATATTCTCCTGCTGGAGCAGTGCGCCAGCCCCTTTCTGCCCAAAGCCATCCGCGCTTCGGCGGGGGCGGTTTTCCACTGTCGCTTCTTCGCGGGTCCGCGTCTGGAGGATATTTTCCATCTCCCGTATCCGGGGCAGATCGTCAGTCTTTCCGCCGAAGGAAAGCCCCTTGCGGAAACGGTCTTCAGCGATCCCACCATGCTGGTGCCGGGCATTGAGGGCGCCGGCATTCCCGCCCGCTGGCGTGAGCAGTCGGTTTCCATTCCCATGGACGCGGGGGTTGAGTCCCTCAACGCTGCTGTGGCGACTTCCATCGTACTTTATCACATGGCGCAGCGCAGGCGCTGA
- a CDS encoding RluA family pseudouridine synthase, with protein sequence MTQKITGFTGKLTGDARGTMSATAHDPASFSHRELQVLHQDNHTIVVFKPARVPVQSDSSGDISLLEVVRQYIAAEYQKPGNVFVGMVQRLDRPVSGLVVFARTSKGAARLSEQLRQHRIYKHYLALVHGAPSESEGTLRHLLEYREGTAIAGRHGQGKTAVLHYRVLQHLPDASLLHIRLETGRKHQIRFQLSRIGCPILGDLRYGARAPLPDQSIALCAWALSYEHPTSRQPIMVRLPAGLLPQAIQPLAEILPDPFTKETLHEV encoded by the coding sequence ATGACACAGAAAATCACCGGGTTCACCGGAAAACTCACCGGTGACGCGAGAGGAACCATGAGCGCCACTGCCCACGATCCCGCCAGCTTCAGCCACCGTGAACTCCAGGTCTTGCACCAGGACAATCATACCATCGTGGTATTCAAGCCAGCCCGCGTTCCCGTGCAGTCCGACAGCAGCGGTGACATCAGCCTGCTGGAAGTGGTGCGACAGTACATCGCTGCGGAATACCAGAAGCCAGGCAACGTCTTCGTGGGCATGGTTCAGCGGCTGGATCGTCCCGTCAGCGGGCTGGTGGTCTTCGCCCGCACTTCCAAAGGCGCGGCGCGCCTCTCGGAACAGCTTCGCCAGCATCGCATCTACAAACACTACCTGGCCCTGGTCCATGGAGCACCCTCCGAAAGCGAGGGTACCCTGCGCCACCTGCTGGAGTACCGTGAAGGCACTGCCATAGCGGGGCGCCATGGACAGGGCAAAACCGCCGTGCTGCACTACCGGGTGCTGCAACACCTGCCCGATGCCAGCTTGCTGCATATACGCCTGGAGACGGGGCGTAAGCACCAGATCCGCTTCCAGCTCTCCAGGATCGGCTGCCCCATCCTGGGCGACCTGCGCTACGGCGCTCGCGCTCCACTACCCGATCAGTCCATCGCCCTGTGCGCCTGGGCCCTCTCCTATGAACATCCCACCAGTCGGCAGCCGATCATGGTGCGCCTGCCCGCCGGATTGCTGCCACAGGCCATACAGCCGCTGGCAGAAATACTGCCCGATCCATTTACCAAGGAGACACTCCATGAAGTATGA
- a CDS encoding regulatory protein RecX, producing MKYEAPDAKRGFVYVCRLLSRRGYHSAEIRHKLLSKGYSEEMAADILEQVGGLLNDKLFFDAFVWQQLGKLHGTVYMEHSLRMKDIALPTGWDELRERHFAERLDELARRVARKYQEALQEGRWALEQALWRRGFDQQEILRIMERIGELTHEE from the coding sequence ATGAAGTATGAGGCTCCAGACGCAAAGCGGGGCTTTGTCTATGTGTGTCGCCTGCTCTCCCGACGCGGCTACCACAGCGCGGAGATCCGCCACAAACTACTGAGCAAGGGCTACAGCGAAGAGATGGCTGCCGATATCCTGGAGCAGGTCGGTGGGCTGCTCAACGATAAACTGTTCTTTGACGCCTTTGTATGGCAGCAGCTGGGCAAGCTGCATGGCACGGTGTATATGGAACACTCTCTGAGAATGAAGGATATCGCGTTGCCCACAGGCTGGGATGAGCTGCGGGAGCGCCACTTTGCGGAACGTCTGGACGAACTGGCCCGCCGCGTTGCGCGCAAGTATCAGGAGGCCCTGCAGGAAGGGCGCTGGGCTCTGGAGCAGGCGTTATGGCGTCGCGGGTTTGACCAGCAGGAAATACTCCGGATCATGGAACGCATCGGGGAGCTGACCCATGAAGAGTGA
- the tilS gene encoding tRNA lysidine(34) synthetase TilS → MKSELERHCHGAVEQYCRWSGSTSMVVAVSGGVDSMVLLHLLAKIQPELKLNLVVAHLEHGLRGEESRADARLVIQTCERLGIPCYARFVDEHFWQRQAGNFQDKARALRYTFFRQVGTDFFSGRAFAIATAMTQDDCLEKIFMDILRGRSLLGSLSHQQPDTLRPLRTISKEALIAYATGQQISWREDTSNHQDSYLRNRVRNQLIPLLREEFDFQKSIQSRFITDMEEGMTFLSEQLDALFASLLREGSLRVSDLRQLASFPQRQICLRFLQHHGIPPSEEKLALFIRLLTTKGTRSMDAGGGRQLVIAYENIRVSDHNAVAKPVTPLTVVSCGEFSLNGKQLRLTQFTSQSEKRFSLPANLVIFPLIIRSRRPGDTLALPGGHVKLKKALIDRKIPRQIRDSLVVVENRASQIIFVEGIGAILPRKNCSDTLEYTVEIL, encoded by the coding sequence ATGAAGAGTGAGCTTGAGCGCCACTGCCATGGGGCCGTGGAACAGTATTGCCGCTGGAGTGGTTCTACCAGTATGGTCGTGGCCGTCAGCGGGGGAGTGGACTCCATGGTACTACTGCACCTGCTGGCAAAAATACAGCCCGAACTGAAGCTGAACCTTGTGGTGGCCCATCTTGAGCACGGCCTGCGCGGGGAAGAGTCCCGCGCCGACGCGCGCCTGGTAATCCAGACCTGCGAACGCCTCGGTATCCCCTGCTACGCCCGTTTTGTTGATGAGCACTTCTGGCAAAGGCAGGCGGGCAACTTCCAGGACAAAGCCCGCGCCCTGCGCTACACCTTTTTTCGCCAGGTGGGAACGGATTTTTTTTCAGGTCGGGCCTTTGCCATTGCCACCGCCATGACCCAGGATGACTGTCTGGAAAAGATCTTCATGGATATCCTGCGCGGACGCAGCCTGCTGGGCAGTCTGAGCCATCAGCAACCCGACACACTGCGACCGCTGCGCACCATCAGCAAGGAAGCACTCATCGCCTATGCCACCGGGCAACAGATCTCCTGGCGCGAAGACACCAGCAACCACCAGGATTCCTATCTGCGCAACCGCGTACGCAATCAGCTCATCCCTTTGCTCCGGGAGGAATTCGACTTTCAGAAATCCATACAAAGCCGCTTCATCACGGATATGGAGGAGGGGATGACGTTTCTGAGTGAACAGCTGGACGCCCTCTTCGCATCCTTACTCCGGGAAGGCTCTCTGCGTGTTTCGGATCTTCGTCAGCTGGCATCGTTCCCACAGCGACAGATATGTCTGCGCTTTCTGCAGCACCACGGGATCCCTCCCAGCGAAGAAAAGCTGGCGCTCTTTATCCGTCTGCTGACAACAAAGGGTACGCGCTCCATGGATGCCGGAGGAGGCCGCCAGCTGGTGATTGCGTACGAAAATATCCGTGTCAGCGACCACAACGCTGTCGCGAAACCTGTAACACCATTGACTGTTGTCAGTTGCGGAGAGTTCTCCCTGAATGGAAAACAGCTTCGCCTGACACAATTTACCAGCCAGAGCGAAAAGAGGTTTTCTCTTCCCGCGAATCTTGTTATCTTTCCCCTGATTATCCGCAGCCGTCGCCCCGGTGACACCCTGGCCCTTCCCGGAGGCCATGTGAAACTCAAGAAGGCTCTGATAGACCGCAAGATTCCCCGCCAGATACGGGATTCGCTTGTGGTGGTGGAAAACCGTGCCAGCCAGATTATCTTTGTTGAAGGCATTGGTGCCATTCTCCCCCGAAAAAACTGTTCCGACACCCTGGAGTATACTGTTGAAATCCTATGA
- the hpt gene encoding hypoxanthine phosphoribosyltransferase, whose amino-acid sequence MKSYDIQTLIPPQQLQQTIERLAREIAADYEGQSLLLVCILNGSFIFTADLARELSRHNLEVEVDFMKVSSYADSESTGSVKMDFDMSRSITGRNVLIVEDIIDTGRTLEHLLRLLRTRDPRRMALCCLLDKPSRRVNGLQADYVGEVIDDLFVVGYGLDYNHRFRELPGIGIMNIEE is encoded by the coding sequence TTGAAATCCTATGATATTCAGACCCTTATTCCTCCCCAGCAACTGCAGCAAACCATTGAGCGACTGGCCCGCGAAATCGCTGCGGACTACGAGGGGCAGTCACTGCTGCTGGTATGCATACTCAACGGTTCCTTCATCTTCACCGCCGATCTGGCCCGCGAGCTCTCCCGCCACAACCTGGAAGTGGAAGTGGACTTCATGAAGGTTTCATCCTACGCCGACAGCGAATCCACCGGCTCGGTCAAGATGGACTTCGACATGAGCCGCTCCATTACGGGCCGCAATGTCCTGATTGTGGAGGATATCATCGACACCGGCCGCACCCTGGAGCACCTGCTGCGCCTGCTGCGCACCCGTGATCCCCGCAGAATGGCCCTGTGCTGCCTGCTGGACAAACCTTCCCGAAGAGTCAACGGCCTGCAGGCCGACTACGTTGGCGAGGTCATCGACGATCTTTTCGTGGTTGGCTACGGACTCGACTATAATCACCGCTTCCGGGAGCTGCCCGGCATCGGTATCATGAACATAGAGGAGTAA
- the ftsH gene encoding ATP-dependent zinc metalloprotease FtsH — translation MNNNFYRNITLWIVIGLIVILMFNTFSAPTAPQNTIPYSEFISMVDRGTISQVQIQGKKVTASGMDGRRIETIAPDDPDLIPTLKARGLRIEVKEPEGTPWLLQILISWFPMLLLIGVWIFFMRQMQSGGNRAMSFGKSRAKMLTEENTKITFQDVAGIDEAKDDLVEIVEFLKDPKKFTKLGGKIPKGVLLMGSPGTGKTLLAKAIAGEAGVPFFSISGSDFVEMFVGVGASRVRDLFEQGKKNAPCIIFIDEIDAVGRHRGAGLGGGHDEREQTLNQLLVEMDGFESNEGVILIAATNRPDVLDPALLRPGRFDRQVVVPKPDVKGRLGILKVHTTKVPLAKDVNLETLAKGTPGFSGADISNMVNEAALMAARRNRIKVRMVDLEDAKDRVTMGPERRSMALSEYEKRNTAYHEAGHAIVGKFLKGTDPVHKVTIIPRGRALGVTQFLPQDDKYSVDSDYLQKQISVLMGGRIAEELVMSHMTTGASNDIERATAIARKMVCEWGMSAKLGPLAYGRKDEEVFLGKEITQHKNYSEKTAELVDEEIKSIVDTAYGVAREILETNMDILNDVSARLLEEETIDGTVLDEIILKYHPDYEPPVSTSEEERKKQRTQEVDESTEAPGEPEPEETSDTGTPLTPTDENEPKS, via the coding sequence TTGAATAACAATTTCTATCGCAATATCACGCTCTGGATTGTCATCGGACTGATCGTCATTCTGATGTTCAATACCTTCAGCGCCCCGACTGCTCCCCAGAATACGATCCCCTACAGTGAGTTCATCTCCATGGTGGATCGCGGCACCATCTCCCAGGTGCAGATCCAGGGGAAAAAGGTCACCGCCAGCGGCATGGACGGGCGGCGCATTGAAACCATCGCCCCCGATGACCCTGACCTGATACCCACCTTGAAGGCCCGCGGACTGCGCATTGAAGTCAAAGAACCCGAAGGGACCCCCTGGCTGCTGCAGATCCTGATCTCCTGGTTCCCCATGTTGCTGCTGATTGGTGTCTGGATCTTCTTCATGCGGCAGATGCAGTCCGGCGGCAACCGTGCCATGAGTTTCGGGAAATCCCGTGCCAAGATGCTGACTGAAGAAAACACCAAAATAACCTTCCAGGATGTGGCCGGCATTGACGAAGCCAAGGACGACCTGGTGGAAATTGTGGAATTCCTCAAAGACCCCAAGAAGTTCACCAAGCTGGGCGGCAAGATCCCCAAGGGCGTTCTGCTCATGGGTTCGCCGGGCACCGGGAAGACCCTGCTGGCCAAAGCCATCGCCGGTGAAGCGGGCGTGCCCTTCTTCAGTATCTCCGGTTCTGACTTCGTGGAGATGTTCGTGGGCGTGGGCGCCAGCCGCGTGCGCGATCTCTTTGAACAGGGCAAGAAGAACGCTCCCTGCATCATCTTTATCGACGAAATTGACGCCGTGGGTCGCCACCGTGGCGCTGGTCTGGGTGGTGGACACGATGAGCGCGAACAGACCCTGAACCAGCTGCTGGTGGAAATGGACGGCTTTGAATCCAATGAAGGCGTCATCCTGATCGCGGCCACCAACCGTCCCGATGTTCTTGACCCCGCCCTGCTGCGCCCCGGGCGCTTCGACCGCCAGGTGGTCGTCCCCAAGCCCGATGTCAAAGGCCGCCTGGGCATTCTGAAAGTGCATACCACCAAGGTTCCCCTGGCCAAGGACGTGAACCTGGAAACCCTGGCCAAGGGAACCCCTGGCTTCAGTGGTGCCGATATCAGCAATATGGTCAACGAAGCCGCCCTGATGGCGGCTCGCCGCAATCGCATCAAAGTGCGCATGGTTGACCTGGAAGATGCCAAGGATCGCGTGACCATGGGTCCCGAACGTCGCAGCATGGCTCTGTCCGAGTACGAAAAGCGCAACACCGCTTACCACGAGGCGGGCCACGCCATTGTGGGCAAGTTCCTCAAGGGAACCGATCCCGTGCACAAGGTCACCATCATTCCCCGCGGCCGCGCCCTGGGGGTCACCCAGTTCCTGCCCCAGGATGATAAGTACTCCGTGGACAGCGATTACCTGCAGAAGCAGATATCGGTTCTCATGGGCGGCCGCATTGCCGAAGAGCTGGTGATGAGCCATATGACCACCGGTGCCAGCAATGATATTGAACGGGCCACGGCCATTGCCCGCAAGATGGTCTGCGAATGGGGCATGAGCGCGAAACTGGGTCCCCTGGCCTATGGTCGCAAGGACGAAGAGGTCTTCCTGGGTAAGGAGATCACCCAGCATAAGAACTACAGTGAAAAGACCGCCGAGCTGGTGGACGAAGAGATCAAGTCCATTGTCGATACGGCCTATGGTGTCGCCAGGGAAATCCTGGAAACCAACATGGACATCCTCAACGATGTCTCGGCGCGGCTGCTGGAAGAAGAGACCATCGACGGCACGGTGCTGGATGAGATCATCCTGAAATACCACCCCGATTATGAACCACCAGTCAGCACCTCCGAAGAGGAGCGCAAGAAACAGCGCACCCAGGAGGTCGACGAGAGCACCGAGGCACCAGGCGAGCCTGAGCCTGAAGAAACCAGTGACACGGGGACACCCCTCACGCCAACTGACGAGAACGAGCCAAAATCCTGA
- the folP gene encoding dihydropteroate synthase encodes MNLCAPWPKIAGILNVTPDSFSDGGCHLQTRNAVERGLQMVVEGAHIIDVGGESTRPGAARVSAEEQMKRILPVIDALVAHEVPISVDTTSALVARVCIDRGATMINDISAGKDDPAMFPLAVEREVDICLMHKRGNPAVMQQLTHYDDVVDEVHHYLAMRAQAFLEAGGSAGRLFLDPGIGLPKDSQANLRLIMSMGRLRQLGYQTYLGASRKSFIGAICQVEDPRERLPGSLVVAMEAYRQGVHMLRVHDVAATVQALKMAAALWAHTDNNKL; translated from the coding sequence ATGAACCTCTGCGCCCCCTGGCCGAAAATTGCGGGCATCCTCAATGTCACCCCCGACTCTTTCAGCGATGGCGGGTGCCACCTGCAGACCAGGAATGCCGTGGAGCGCGGTCTGCAGATGGTGGTGGAGGGGGCGCACATCATTGATGTGGGTGGCGAGTCAACCCGGCCGGGAGCGGCCAGAGTCAGTGCCGAAGAGCAGATGAAGCGCATTCTGCCGGTGATCGATGCCCTGGTCGCCCACGAGGTGCCGATCAGCGTGGATACGACCAGCGCACTGGTGGCCAGAGTCTGCATTGATCGTGGTGCCACCATGATCAATGATATCAGCGCCGGAAAAGATGACCCGGCCATGTTCCCCCTGGCAGTGGAACGCGAAGTTGACATCTGCCTCATGCACAAGCGGGGCAACCCGGCTGTCATGCAGCAGCTGACACACTATGACGATGTGGTTGACGAGGTTCACCACTACCTGGCGATGCGGGCACAGGCATTCCTTGAGGCGGGTGGCAGCGCCGGACGCCTTTTCCTGGACCCCGGCATCGGCTTACCCAAGGACAGCCAGGCCAATCTCCGGCTCATCATGTCCATGGGCAGGCTGCGGCAGCTGGGCTACCAGACCTACCTGGGAGCCAGCCGCAAGAGCTTCATCGGCGCGATATGCCAGGTGGAAGACCCCCGGGAGCGCCTGCCCGGCAGCCTGGTGGTCGCCATGGAGGCATATCGGCAGGGGGTGCACATGCTGCGGGTTCATGACGTTGCGGCGACTGTCCAGGCCCTGAAGATGGCGGCGGCACTGTGGGCACATACAGATAACAACAAGCTCTGA